One Mycolicibacterium parafortuitum DNA segment encodes these proteins:
- the dnaE gene encoding DNA polymerase III subunit alpha, with product MSGSFVHLHNHTEYSMLDGAAKVKPMLAEAQRLEMPAIGMTDHGNMFGASEFYNAATDAGIKPIIGIEAYIAPASRFDTKRVLWGDPSQKSDDVSGSGSYTHMTMVAENATGLRNLFKLSSLASFEGQLGKWSRMDAEIIAEHAEGIIATTGCPSGEVQTRLRLGHRQEALEAAAKWREIFGPDNFFLELMDHGLDIERRVREGLLEIGQKLGIPPLATNDCHYVTRDASQNHEALLCIQTGKTLSDPNRFKFDGDGYYLKSAAEMRALWDGQVPGACDSTLLIAERVQSYADVWTPKDRMPVFPVPEGHDQGSWLTHEVTAGLQRRFSGGPVPQEYTDRAAYEIKVICDKGFPAYFLIVADLINYAKSVGIRVGPGRGSAAGSLVAYALGITNIDPIPHGLLFERFLNPERPSAPDIDIDFDDRRRGEMLRYAANKWGSDRVAQVITFGTIKTKAALKDSARVHYGQPGFAIADRITKALPPPIMAKDIPVSGITDPTHERYKEAAEVRALIDTDPDVRTIYETARGLEGLVRNAGVHACAVIMSSEPLIDAIPLWKRPQDGAVITGWDYPSCEAIGLLKMDFLGLRNLTIIGDCIENIKANRGIDVDLESLSLDDPKAYELLGRGDTLGVFQLDGGPMRDLLRRMQPTEFNDIVAVLALYRPGPMGMNAHNDYADRKNGRQPIKPIHPELEEPLKEILSETYGLIVYQEQIMFIAQKVAGYSMGKADALRKAMGKKKLEVLEAEYKGFLEGMTENGFSAAAVKALWDTILPFAGYAFNKSHAAGYGLVSYWTAYLKANFPAEYMAGLLTSVGDDKDKAAVYLADCRRLGITVLPPDVNESVQNFASVGDDIRFGLGAVRNVGANVVASLVSTREEKGKYTDFSDYLNKIDITACNKKVTESLIKAGAFDSLGHPRKGLFLVHTDAVDSVLGTKKAEAMGQFDLFGGGDGSASDLGDSAFTIKVPDEEWEDKHKLALEREMLGLYVSGHPLNGVAHLLAAQVDTQIPAILEGDIANDTQVRVGGILASVNRRVNKNGLPWASAQIEDLSGGIEVLFFPQTYSMFGAEIADDVVVLVGAKVAKRDDRISLIANELIVPDFTSAQANRPVAVSLPTRQCTVDKVTALKQVLARHPGTAQVHLRLISGERITTLELDQSLRVTPSSALMGDLKELLGPGCLGG from the coding sequence CACCGAGTACTCGATGCTCGACGGCGCCGCCAAGGTCAAGCCGATGCTGGCCGAAGCGCAACGGCTGGAGATGCCTGCCATCGGCATGACCGACCACGGAAACATGTTCGGCGCCAGCGAGTTCTACAACGCCGCGACCGACGCCGGGATCAAGCCCATCATCGGCATCGAGGCCTACATCGCCCCCGCGTCGCGCTTCGACACCAAGCGGGTGCTGTGGGGCGATCCCAGCCAGAAGAGTGACGACGTCTCGGGTAGCGGTTCCTACACCCACATGACGATGGTCGCCGAGAACGCGACCGGGTTGCGCAACCTGTTCAAGCTGTCGTCGCTCGCGTCGTTCGAGGGGCAGCTGGGCAAGTGGTCCCGGATGGACGCCGAGATCATCGCCGAGCACGCCGAGGGCATCATCGCCACCACCGGGTGCCCGTCCGGTGAGGTGCAGACCCGGCTGCGGCTGGGCCATCGGCAGGAGGCCCTCGAGGCGGCCGCGAAATGGCGCGAGATCTTCGGCCCGGACAACTTCTTCCTCGAGCTCATGGATCACGGCCTCGACATCGAGCGCCGGGTGCGTGAGGGCCTGCTGGAGATCGGTCAGAAGCTCGGCATCCCGCCGCTGGCCACCAACGACTGCCACTACGTCACCCGCGACGCGTCCCAGAACCACGAGGCGCTGCTGTGCATCCAGACCGGCAAGACACTGTCGGACCCCAACCGGTTCAAGTTCGACGGTGACGGCTACTACCTGAAGTCCGCGGCGGAGATGCGCGCGCTGTGGGACGGCCAGGTGCCGGGAGCGTGCGATTCGACCCTGCTGATCGCCGAGCGGGTGCAGTCCTACGCCGACGTGTGGACCCCGAAGGACCGGATGCCGGTCTTCCCGGTGCCCGAGGGGCACGACCAGGGCTCCTGGCTCACCCATGAGGTCACCGCGGGCCTGCAGCGGCGGTTCTCTGGCGGCCCGGTGCCCCAGGAGTACACCGATCGCGCCGCCTACGAGATCAAGGTCATCTGCGACAAGGGCTTCCCGGCCTACTTCCTGATCGTCGCCGACCTGATCAACTACGCGAAATCCGTCGGTATCCGGGTCGGGCCGGGCCGTGGGTCGGCGGCCGGCTCGCTGGTCGCGTACGCGCTGGGCATCACCAACATCGACCCCATCCCGCACGGCCTGCTGTTCGAGCGCTTCTTGAACCCGGAACGGCCGTCGGCCCCCGATATCGACATCGACTTCGACGACCGCCGCCGCGGCGAGATGCTGCGCTATGCGGCCAACAAGTGGGGCAGCGACCGGGTCGCCCAGGTCATCACCTTCGGCACCATCAAAACCAAGGCGGCGCTGAAGGATTCGGCCCGCGTGCACTACGGGCAGCCGGGCTTCGCGATCGCCGACCGCATCACCAAGGCGCTGCCGCCGCCGATCATGGCCAAGGACATCCCGGTGTCCGGCATCACCGATCCCACGCACGAGCGGTACAAAGAGGCCGCAGAGGTCCGCGCGCTGATCGACACCGATCCCGACGTGCGGACCATCTACGAGACCGCGCGCGGCCTCGAAGGCCTGGTGCGTAACGCCGGCGTGCACGCGTGCGCGGTGATCATGAGCTCCGAGCCGCTGATCGACGCGATCCCGCTGTGGAAGCGTCCGCAGGACGGCGCGGTGATCACCGGATGGGACTATCCGTCGTGTGAGGCCATCGGCCTGCTGAAGATGGACTTCCTCGGGCTGCGGAACCTGACGATCATCGGCGACTGCATCGAGAACATCAAGGCCAACCGCGGCATCGACGTGGATCTCGAATCGCTGTCGCTCGACGATCCGAAGGCCTACGAACTGCTGGGCCGTGGCGACACCCTTGGGGTGTTCCAGCTCGACGGCGGCCCGATGCGCGACCTGCTGCGCCGCATGCAGCCCACCGAGTTCAACGACATCGTCGCGGTGCTGGCGCTGTACCGGCCGGGCCCGATGGGCATGAACGCCCACAACGACTACGCCGACCGCAAGAACGGCCGCCAGCCGATCAAACCGATCCACCCGGAGCTCGAGGAACCGCTCAAGGAGATCCTGTCCGAGACCTACGGCCTGATCGTCTACCAAGAGCAGATCATGTTCATCGCGCAGAAGGTCGCCGGCTACTCGATGGGTAAAGCCGATGCGCTGCGCAAGGCCATGGGCAAGAAGAAGCTCGAGGTCCTCGAGGCCGAGTACAAGGGCTTCCTGGAGGGCATGACCGAGAACGGCTTCTCCGCGGCTGCGGTGAAAGCGTTGTGGGACACCATCCTTCCGTTTGCCGGGTACGCGTTCAACAAGTCGCACGCCGCCGGCTACGGGCTCGTGTCGTACTGGACGGCGTACCTGAAGGCGAACTTCCCGGCGGAGTACATGGCGGGTCTGCTGACCTCCGTCGGTGACGACAAGGACAAGGCCGCGGTGTACCTGGCCGACTGCCGAAGGCTGGGCATCACCGTGCTGCCGCCCGACGTCAACGAATCGGTGCAGAACTTCGCCTCGGTCGGCGACGACATCCGCTTCGGCCTCGGCGCGGTGCGCAACGTCGGCGCGAATGTGGTTGCCTCGCTGGTGAGTACGCGCGAGGAGAAAGGTAAGTACACCGACTTCTCCGACTACCTGAACAAGATCGACATCACCGCGTGCAACAAGAAGGTCACCGAATCGCTGATCAAGGCGGGCGCGTTCGATTCACTCGGCCATCCCCGCAAGGGTTTGTTCCTCGTGCACACCGATGCGGTCGACTCGGTGCTGGGCACCAAGAAGGCCGAGGCGATGGGGCAGTTCGACCTGTTCGGCGGCGGAGACGGGTCGGCTTCCGACCTGGGGGATTCTGCGTTCACCATCAAGGTGCCCGACGAGGAGTGGGAGGACAAGCACAAGCTCGCCCTGGAGCGGGAGATGCTGGGCCTCTACGTGTCCGGCCATCCTCTCAACGGTGTGGCCCATCTGCTGGCCGCCCAGGTCGACACCCAGATCCCGGCCATCCTGGAGGGCGATATCGCCAACGACACCCAGGTCCGGGTCGGCGGCATCCTGGCATCGGTGAACCGGCGGGTGAACAAGAACGGTCTGCCATGGGCGTCGGCACAGATCGAGGACCTCTCCGGCGGTATCGAGGTGCTGTTCTTCCCGCAGACCTACTCGATGTTCGGCGCCGAAATCGCCGACGACGTGGTCGTGCTGGTCGGCGCGAAGGTCGCCAAGCGCGATGACCGGATCTCGTTGATCGCCAACGAACTGATCGTGCCGGACTTCACCAGCGCGCAGGCCAACCGCCCCGTCGCGGTCAGCTTGCCGACCCGGCAGTGCACGGTGGACAAGGTGACCGCGCTCAAGCAGGTGCTGGCACGCCATCCCGGAACCGCGCAGGTTCACCTGCGGCTGATCAGCGGAGAACGCATCACCACGCTGGAACTGGATCAGTCGCTGCGGGTGACCCCGTCGTCGGCGTTGATGGGCGACCTGAAGGAGCTTCTGGGCCCGGGCTGCCTCGGCGGCTGA
- the ilvA gene encoding threonine ammonia-lyase IlvA: MSTELSPSPRREPVDERLREEQMALAPLRAADIDEAAQRISGVVSRTPLQLSDRLSALTGANVYLKREDLQAVRSYKLRGAYNLLMQLSPEEKAAGVVCSSAGNHAQGFALACRSMGVHGRVYVPAKTPKQKRNRILYHGGDFIELIVGGKTYDMAAEAALQDVARTGATLVPPYDDLRTMAGQGTIAVEILDELGTEPDLVIVPVGGGGCISGITTYLAERTATTSVLGVEPAGAAALVAALANGRPVTLDEVDQFVDGAAVARVGEKPFAALSAAGDMVSITTVDEGAVCTAMLDLYQNEGIIAEPAGALSVAALLDADIEPGATVVCLISGGNNDVSRYGEVLERSLVHLGLKHYFLVDFPQEPGALRKFLDEVLGPNDDITLFEYVKRNNRETGEALVGIEMGAASDLEGLLERMHSSECHIQLLEPGSPTYRYLT; the protein is encoded by the coding sequence GTGTCCACCGAGCTGAGCCCGAGTCCCCGTAGGGAGCCCGTCGACGAGCGCCTGCGCGAGGAGCAGATGGCCCTGGCGCCGCTGCGTGCCGCAGACATCGACGAGGCCGCTCAGCGAATTTCCGGCGTGGTGTCGCGGACACCGCTGCAGCTCAGCGACCGGCTGTCCGCGCTCACCGGCGCGAACGTCTACCTCAAGCGCGAGGACCTGCAGGCGGTGCGGTCCTACAAGCTCCGCGGCGCGTACAACCTGCTGATGCAGCTGAGCCCGGAGGAGAAGGCCGCCGGGGTGGTCTGCTCGTCGGCGGGCAACCACGCCCAAGGGTTCGCGCTCGCATGCCGGTCGATGGGGGTGCACGGCCGCGTCTACGTTCCGGCCAAGACTCCCAAGCAAAAACGCAACCGGATCCTGTACCACGGCGGCGACTTCATCGAGCTGATCGTCGGCGGCAAGACCTACGACATGGCCGCCGAGGCCGCTCTGCAGGATGTCGCCCGGACCGGGGCCACGCTGGTACCTCCGTACGACGACCTGCGCACGATGGCCGGGCAGGGCACGATCGCCGTCGAGATCCTCGACGAACTCGGCACCGAGCCCGATCTGGTGATCGTGCCGGTCGGCGGCGGAGGCTGCATCAGTGGCATCACCACGTACCTGGCCGAGCGCACCGCGACCACATCGGTGCTCGGGGTCGAGCCCGCCGGTGCGGCGGCGCTGGTCGCGGCGCTGGCCAACGGCAGGCCCGTGACCCTCGACGAGGTCGACCAGTTCGTCGACGGTGCTGCGGTCGCGCGGGTCGGCGAGAAGCCGTTCGCCGCGTTGTCGGCGGCCGGGGACATGGTGTCGATCACCACTGTCGACGAGGGCGCGGTGTGCACCGCGATGCTCGATCTGTACCAGAACGAGGGCATCATCGCCGAGCCCGCCGGCGCCCTGTCGGTGGCCGCGTTGCTCGACGCCGACATCGAGCCCGGCGCGACGGTGGTGTGCCTGATCTCCGGCGGCAACAACGACGTCTCCCGCTACGGCGAGGTACTGGAACGGTCGCTCGTGCACCTCGGGCTCAAGCACTACTTCCTGGTCGATTTCCCGCAGGAGCCCGGTGCGCTGCGCAAGTTCCTCGACGAGGTGCTCGGCCCGAACGACGACATCACGTTGTTCGAGTACGTCAAGCGCAACAACCGGGAAACGGGGGAGGCGCTGGTCGGGATCGAGATGGGGGCGGCCTCAGACCTCGAGGGTCTGCTCGAGCGGATGCACTCCTCGGAGTGTCATATCCAGTTGCTGGAGCCGGGCTCGCCGACCTACCGCTATCTGACCTGA